In the Helicobacter cetorum MIT 99-5656 genome, ACTAAGTAATGTGCACTTGTTTGAGCGTCTAAATTTAAAAGCTTTTCAAAACTTAAGACCAAGAATGAGCCAATACTAACTTCTGCCCCCACATAAAAAAAGATTCCTAAAGCCCCAAAAGTAAAATGTTTGCATGAAAACAAACTTTTTTGTATGGCGGATTTAGGCATTTCTTTTTCTATGTTGGGTAATTTTAAAAGATACATAATAAGTGCTAGGACAAGAGAAAACATTGCTAAGCCTAGATAGGGCATTTGAACGCTTTTAGCATCAGCTAGTTTATCTATTAAGCTTGCATTATCGCCTATTTTTGTCGTGCTAAAGATTAACAAGCTTCCAAAGATAGGCCCTAAGGTCGTGCCAAGCGAGTTGAACGCTTGAACTAAAACTAAATTCCTAGCCTCTTTACCCTTTGAAAGCAAGGTTACAAAAGGGTTACCTGCGGTTTGTAAGCACACAATACCACTAGCCAGAATAAATAACGCTCCCAAAAACACCCCATAAGAGCCTAAATGAGCCGCCGGATAAAATAACGCACACCCACTTGCAGTAATCACAAAACCAAGCACCACACCAAAAGGATAGCCGATTTTACTAATCACATTTCCAAACACCCCACCCATAATAAAATACGCTCCAAAAAAGCAAAATTGAATGAGTGAGGCCTCAAAATAGGTCAAGTCAAAAATGGGTTTTAAATGCGGGATTAAAATATCATTTAAAACCGTGATAAAACCCATTAAGAAAAACAACGCCGTTAAACTCATCAACGCTAAATTATTAGAAGTTTTTTGCATGCCATTTCCTTTTATTGAGAACTATTACAAAAACAATGCTATTGTAATTCTGTTTGTTTTAAGACAAGAAACCCTTTGAATGAAAAAAAACTGCTTGAAAATGGGTAAAAAATTCTAAGTCCTATAAAAAGGACTTAACGAAAAATGAATACAAAAAAAGAAATGACACAGAGCATTATAATACCAAGATTAATCGCTTTGAAGTCTTTTTGCACTAATTTGATAATCGTATAAGAGAGAAAACCAAAAGCTAAACCATCTGTAATGGAATAAGTTAAGGGCATCATCACCACGGTTAGAAAAGTAGAAACACTAACAGCGATGTCTTTGAAATTCACGCCTTCTAACGCACTAAACATCAAAACCCCCACCATAACAAGCACCGGATAAATCGCATTAGAAGGAATGGCCTTTAAGAGTGGCAAGCAAAAAAGCGTTAAAACAAAAAGTAATCCGGTAAAAACCGCTGTAAGCCCTGTGCGCCCACCCTCTTCAACCCCACTC is a window encoding:
- a CDS encoding sugar MFS transporter, producing MQKTSNNLALMSLTALFFLMGFITVLNDILIPHLKPIFDLTYFEASLIQFCFFGAYFIMGGVFGNVISKIGYPFGVVLGFVITASGCALFYPAAHLGSYGVFLGALFILASGIVCLQTAGNPFVTLLSKGKEARNLVLVQAFNSLGTTLGPIFGSLLIFSTTKIGDNASLIDKLADAKSVQMPYLGLAMFSLVLALIMYLLKLPNIEKEMPKSAIQKSLFSCKHFTFGALGIFFYVGAEVSIGSFLVLSFEKLLNLDAQTSAHYLVYYWGGAMVGRFLGSVLMNKIAPNKYLAFNALSSIILIALAIIVGGKIALFALTFVGFFNSIMFPTIFSLATLNLGALTSKASGVISMAIVGGALIPPIQGIVTDMLTATDLNLLYAYAVPLLCYFYILFFALKGHRQQENS